The Candidatus Methylarchaceae archaeon HK02M2 genome contains the following window.
TTACAATAGCCAGTACAGCATATGAAAAATTTTTTTTCCAGAACTCTGGCTCGATCAAACCTATAGATGTCAATACAACCATTATTATAGGTAGCTGAAAGGAAATTCCAAAGGACAAAGTAAATAGCAACACAAATGAGATAAATTCGTCAATAGTTAAAAAAGTCTGTGCGCCCAAAGGTAAGGCATAACCATACAGGAAGTC
Protein-coding sequences here:
- a CDS encoding twin-arginine translocase subunit TatC, translating into DFLYGYALPLGAQTFLTIDEFISFVLLFTLSFGISFQLPIIMVVLTSIGLIEPEFWKKNFSYAVLAIVIFGAIITPDGSGITMWFVVIPMMILYILGYLFVHRKVKVEP